Within the Leishmania donovani BPK282A1 complete genome, chromosome 6 genome, the region TGAGAAGTGCGGGCCCTCCGGGTAGCACTCCTTCGATGCCATGTAGAAGCTGTCCAGCGCGCCGGGTAGCTGCAGGTACAGAAAGGCGTAACTGAAGAAGTATATGCTCACCTTGGCGATGAGAAACGGCAGGGCCCAAAAGGCGCAAGCCCCACACGCCAACACCACTGCGATGCAGGAGTACAGCAGTTGCCAGCGCGTGCCCAGGATGGTGACGCACATCATGGTGATCACCGAGCACGCCATCAGTGAGCTGTACACAAAGATGCGCCAGTTGCGCATGCAGACGCCCTTGTTGATCTCcacgatgccgccgcagcagctcacaATGTTCAGCGCGGGGGCCTCGTCCTCGGCCGTCTCCCCGCCGTCGTGCAGCGTGTCAAGCGCGAAGTCGCCGTTCAGCTCCCCCTCAGCGTTGTAATaggcagccgcctccgccgacacGGGCTTATCGAGTCCGGAGTCCGCCttgccgtcctcctccttgccgctgcccgtgGCCCGGAACGACGACACCAGCTGGCGCTCCCGCAGCGCGCGGTTCAGTTCCCTCTTCAGTGTCAGAGCATctgccagctgctcctcgcggTTCGTCCCCTCGCCATACCAGTTCCACACAAAGAAGAGAGCGCTGAGGAGctgcgtcgcagcggcaATGAACAGGCCCACCTGAGGTAGTTCCTTGTCCGAAAGCGGTCCCTGGATAACGGCACCGACGATGGTCGCCGACAGGATGAACCACCAGATCCAGCTGATGAGGGAGGGGCCCGACGCGGGGCGACGGCGCATGAGGCGGCTGTAGTGGCCCTCAGAGAGAATATCCACGTTCGCGATGCAGAAGCTCGTGAGAAAGATGAAGCCGGCAGCGATGTCAGCGCTGGACTCCTTCTTCGGCAGGCAGCCGTACCCTACAGTGAGGGCGGCGCCAACGAtgcaggccgccgcgcagtACCAGCGCTTCGTGTAGCCGAAAATCGCCAGCGAGTCGGACGTCATGGCGGCAAAGGCCTTGATGGAGAAGCCCAGCTTGGCAATGCTGGCCAGGCGCTGGTAACGCACCCCCGACACGCCGAAGCGGGAGGTGAACATAGAGAAACACGCGTAGTTGATCAGGCTGTACCCGACACCCTTATTCAGGAAGTACACGAGGCCCAGAGAGAAGGTGCACCGAGGGCCGTAGCCCTGGCAACTCTTGCCAAAGATCGGGATGCGCTCCAGGCACGGCATCTTTTCGAACAGCGCGCGTGCATCGGGGTGGACGTAGTGGCCCTCCTCCCCGGCAGCCTCATCGGGTTTGTCATCAGCCTGATTCACATTGTCGATGTCATCGATCGCAGAGAGGTTTACGCGAAGGCGGCTGTTAAACTCATTGTCCTTCTCGCGGTCTTCTCGGTAGTTGGCCGCCATGGCTGCAGGCTTGTTGAGCTCgggaaagagaaaagggcggcgagggggagagggaggatgCCGCGTGCGTGAGAATCGGTgttggtggggggggggggggaagtacagagacacacaaacTGGTGTGTGGCGAGTGGGAAGGGATCAGCGATCGCGACAACAAGAAAGGGAGCAGAACCCCGAAAAAGCGAAGAAGGACCGAGAGCGAAGAACACCGGAGATCAGGTAGGCGAAGGAAGGGTGAGAAGCAGAGAAACAAGGAGGAGACAATTGCGTGGAGGGACAGCGGTGGGCGAATGGAAGAGGTAGAGGGGGAACTTGATGCGCGGGAAGCGgggagcggggggaggggacgaCCTGAGTGCAGAGAATGTCTCTCCTCAGAGCCGCCTCTACCCACTCAGCCCtcgccacccccccctcctctgtgtCCGTGCAAAGCCGATGGCAGAAGGAGAGACGTACGCATACGTGGGAAGAGCAAAGGGCTTTGTGTAAGTGCACAAACACCGAAAAAAcggggtgggaggggggaggggtatgCGCGTCTTTCACCAGAagcgcgccgccctcggAATTACGTCAAGAGTGACGAGTATCGTGTCGCCCAACTTGCTATTCTTT harbors:
- a CDS encoding folate/biopterin transporter, putative, with product MAANYREDREKDNEFNSRLRVNLSAIDDIDNVNQADDKPDEAAGEEGHYVHPDARALFEKMPCLERIPIFGKSCQGYGPRCTFSLGLVYFLNKGVGYSLINYACFSMFTSRFGVSGVRYQRLASIAKLGFSIKAFAAMTSDSLAIFGYTKRWYCAAACIVGAALTVGYGCLPKKESSADIAAGFIFLTSFCIANVDILSEGHYSRLMRRRPASGPSLISWIWWFILSATIVGAVIQGPLSDKELPQVGLFIAAATQLLSALFFVWNWYGEGTNREEQLADALTLKRELNRALRERQLVSSFRATGSGKEEDGKADSGLDKPVSAEAAAYYNAEGELNGDFALDTLHDGGETAEDEAPALNIVSCCGGIVEINKGVCMRNWRIFVYSSLMACSVITMMCVTILGTRWQLLYSCIAVVLACGACAFWALPFLIAKVSIYFFSYAFLYLQLPGALDSFYMASKECYPEGPHFSYVFYNTIGAVIGNLAGIAAVAAFPYLFSKHSLRFTLMFTYFIQVLASAFDIIIVKRWNLYIGIPDHAMYLFGDAIVYEVSYYLAWMPTVILLSRICPRGSESMVYALVAGFGNLGASMSNTVGSLLMEFKWPITTKGACDFSNVPMLLLIGHILLPMLIVPLSFVLVPAARICDDIDVNGNIIEQKARSLHRKQRREPGEPINELPP